From the Colletotrichum lupini chromosome 1, complete sequence genome, the window GTTACAGGCTCTACTGAAGTGGACTTTGGCCTCTTTGTTTTgcgctcctcctcctcttcaggCTTCTTCAGATTGGACACAAACTCGGAAATCTCATCAATCACTACACCGCCATTGAGAGCCTCATTGTCCGGCTCATCTACTTGTTCTTTGAGTTGCCGAGCAATGTCCTCAGGCCGGTTCTTCTTCCGCCTCTTTAATGCGCTCTTTCGTTGGATGGCAAGGGAAGCCTGCAAATCGTCGTCATCAACAAAATTGTCGTCCTCCACTTTGCGTTTCTTCTTGCTGATAACCGCGCCGGAGTCTATGTCCATCTCGTTGTCGTCCGCCGGTGTCGCATCAAGGGGGAAGATGTCGTCCTCATCAATAGGCTTCTGCCTTGTAGActtgttcttcttcttcttcggctTCTTCACCTTAATCTCTGAGATATCAAGGTAATCTGAAGTAGGTGCGTCTTCTGGATGGAGGGTTAGCAACGTCCCATTATGATCATGTTTAGTTAGGCAATACTTACGCATGACATCGAGATCAATGTTTTGCAACTTTTTGACCTTTTCTGGTGCTCCAAGAATATCTCCCAACTCCGCAATAGCGCCAGACCCATCAAGAGTGAActtcttgcccttcttgCCGTAAATTTCTTCGTCGTACTGAGCCAAGATGCCGCGTTCACCATCCTCATCTGCCGCAGCAAAGACGTCGTATGCtggctttttcttcttcaggTCTAGCCTCTCTTGCAATTGCTCTCTGGCTCTTACGTCCATGTTCTCAAGCTCATCGCCCTCTTCTTCGTTCTGGTCGATGGTCGAGTCTTTCAGGGTCAAAATCTGTTCATCGCCGTCGAGAAAGTTGTCCAATTCGTGCGCGACCTTGACTCCAGCAAGGTCTTTCGAAGTGTACTCGACTGCCGCGAGCGCAGCTGCTTCAGCTGCCGCCTGTTCCTCCTCCAACTTCCTAGCCTTCTCGATGGCCTTTTGTCGCTTCTTCTGCGCTTTCAACCATGCCTTTGCGTCCACGTCGTTTTCGTCAGCTTCGCCGAGACCCTTGCCCTCCAAGATTGCATTGCGCTGCGCAGCTTCTCTTTCCCTTTTCGCTGCGGCGGCCCGCTCTTCTCGTTTGCGCTTGGCGGCTTCGGCGTCGCGAACCTTTTGGTAGTTGTCGTATGCTTGCGCCTGACGTCCTTCGAGTGTCGCAGACgcatcttcttcttccgaTGCAGAATCGTCGTGCTGTGTTTCGGCTGGGGCGGCACCAGGGACCGGCAATGGCTTCATGCCCAGCGAAACGCGAATGCGATTCGTCTCTTCGATGGTCGCGGCGTCCATCTTGGCTGTAACTTGCGTCTTAACTATTTCTAGCGATAGGTGCGTCCGTTTCGTTGTGCAGCGTTGAAAAGAGATGCGATCTCGCCAGTTGACGCGATGGTGAGTCGAGAGCTGCGGACGATGAAAGTACTATGGAGCATCGACGGAATGGAAGCTGGAGTTGCAAGTGCGATTCCGATAAGGATACCTTACCAGGCGTCAAACTTCGTGGCCAACCGGAAAAAGCATGCGGCTCACCAACACTTTGCCAGGCACCCAGGCTCATCAGGGTCGTTCTCCACCGCCAACGACCTGTGCTTAGCTAATCGTCCGAGGTGGGTCTCTGATTTTTACTACATAGCGCAGCCTTGCGAAAAttctcttctcttcttcttttccttcttcAACAAACACGGGCCTGTGCCCAGAATTCCTCTGCTCCTACGGGAGTCAGGGTCGAGTTCTGCGGCAGCTCGATCATCCAAGGAGCCATCAAATTTCATGATGTCAATCTTCCGATCGACAGGTTCAAGAGTGACCGGTCTTGAGGCAGCCATGTTCGCCGTCAAAAGCTTGAGCGTGGTGTAATCTTGTACTGGGGACGTCATATTCCTACCCCTTTTGCCGAGATCGTCGATCTATGAGGTTAGGGAAAACCATGACTTGCCCACAAACTTTGACCCTGGAGAACTCCTAGTGTTCTCCGCGTAAATTTTGCTGAAGAAATTTCACTATCTCGAGCGCGTAAAGTGGTAGCTTCCATCCGGATTTTGCCCCGCGACTGAGCGCGTCAGGCTCAAGGCAGCTTCAAGTGAGAAGGAAAAATCGCACTTGCCTGAAACTGGCAACCATCTCGCAATACAGTCTTCGCGGGCCATCTAAAACCGAGTTGCGGGCATCTCTTTTGTGCCTAGACCATAGACCACTTGTGAAGATGCTGTTACCAGGTTTTTACATGAAATATCCCATATCTAGTACCATTCTTACCTAAGAAGACATGTGAAAGACCTGCGGATAAAAATCGATAGACGAGCCACGATTGTCTCCACGGGCTCTTTCTCGGCGCATCCCGTACCTGGCGCTGTCATCTCAAGCTTGCGCCGTCCGACGATGCATACTGCTCCTGCATCTTGGTGCCCACCCTCTCGCTTCTCAAGGCCATCAGAGTTTGTCGGTTACGGCGCAGAGTCCCCGTTCTGGATATCCCGGCCGGCCGTGTCAACGGGGCCAAGTTGGCCAACATGTGGGATGGCCGGTGCGGGGTGCAGCCGTGTGATCTGGGGTAGCTATTGGCATGGCTAACTCTCTCTCGTCCGGCCCGATATCAACAGGAGACTCCGCCGTAACATCGTTACACTTCATACAGCTTGGTCGACGCTACTGCACGGTAGCAAATGAGCAAGCTGTAAAAAGGACATTTCGGCCTCGAGGGAGAAGGAGTTTCCGCATTGATGATGTCGACTTGATGGCATCACACCACCAGCAAGCGCAGGTGGGTGAGGAAGCATCGCATGCCCAGCTTCTAGATGCCGATGAGACATGAGGCTGGCTCAGACgggacaacaacaacaacgacAGTTGTTACTCACCTCTCCTTTCAAATGACCTAAAGCATCGCTCTCTTTCTCAGGTTCGTCCAATTACGAGGAGCGTATGCTTCAGACAAAGGCCGCTCCCACTCCAATACGCCTTAAGCATCAGCAGTGCAAGGCATCCCATGTCTTAGTCGTTCGATCAAGCCTAAGCCTCGGGAAGGAGTGTGCGGGGAACGCTTaaacctcctcctccactaCCCCTCGACCCCAACCCCCATGAGTCCTCCTGAAGTTCATCATAGCCACCAATAACACCCCGCAGTTCCTGGCGGAAAGGACCGAACGACAAGGTTGTCTGATCTCCTTGGCCTTGCCGACGACATCACTCAACCCCTGTCTGCTATCCTTGCTGCCTTCCTGAGGTGGCCTTCTGATTATACAGCCAACTTGGTCCACGTGCGACCTGTACGGCATCTCCTGAGCTGGGATTATTGTTACCCTTGTCTCACGGCACTGCTGGAGCACTTGTAGCTGCCGGCACTGATACTATTTCCAAAAGAACTCGAAAGTGAGAGTGAGGACGACGAGAGGTGGGATCGTAGGCTTGTACTCCAGAACCGGGCGGGCTTGGGGGAGCTATTGAACGGCTCGACCAAAATTCTCTCGCCGTTGTGCCGACATAAGTCCAGCTTCTAGCTCGTGACGAGGGGCATCTTGGATGTTCGTGAGACTAATGCAGGCCAGCTTGACAGCTCGGTGATACTCCAGCATTCGGGCCTTCGAGGCACATCAAAGCAACCCACCCCGAACACACCCCCTGCCCTACCGCTTCTTCGTGCCTCGcgaagaagtatataatcaTCATGGTTTACCTGCAACATGTCATGTCAGGAAGCCTGGCACACAACACCACAGAGCGTCTTACACAGCCCATCATGAAGCTTCTCACTTCCGCTCTTCTGCTTGGGTCACTCGCCACCCAAACGATCTTTGGCTATCCCGGCGGCCAATTTGTCAAGAGGGACGTCGACTCCTTCATTGTCACTGAGACTCCCATAGCCCTTGCGCAGCTGCTCTGCAACATTGGCCCTAACGGTTGCCATGCTCAGGGCGTCAGCTCTGGCATCGTTATTGCTTCTCCGGACAAGACCGACCCACCGTGTAAGTTCCCTAACTTCTGTTGGTGACACGCTTCAAGCGGGGAAACGAGCGGAGGAGCAAATTCACCGACTTGTTCTCCGAGGGGCAAACATGGCACCTCGATTCAGGGACTTTAGCTAACGTACCAAAGATTTCTACACGTGGACTAGAGGTAAATGCAATCTACCGGTGGTTCCACTGCAGAAACTGACAGGCCCGCAGATGCTGGTCTCGTCTTCAAGGCTGTGGTAGACATATTCACCAACAGCTACGATGCAAACCTTCAGACCAATATTCAGAACTACATCGCCTCTCAAGCTCGTCTCCAGGGAGTTTCGAACCCTTCCGGAGGCTTGGGTGATGGTGCCGGCCTTGGCGAGCCCAAGTTCGAAGTAAACTTGGCCCCCTTCACGGGTGCTTGGGGTATATTGGAAATTTGCCACTGGATTTGAGGAGCATACTAATATTGACTTAGGACGACCTCAGAGAGATGGTCCGGCGCTGCGAGCCATTGCCATTATCGGTTACGCGAAATGGCTCGTATCAAACGGCTACTCGTCTACTGCCTCATCCGTCTTGTGGCCGGTGATCCGCAATGATTTGGCATATGTTGCTCAGTACTGGTAAGAAGACTAGATTACAAGTGGCTATGAGCATCTCTAACTTGTCTCTAGGAACCAGACTGGTTTTGATCTGTGGGAGGAGGTCCAGGGAAGCTCTTTCTTCACCGTCGCCAGCCAACATCGCGGTGAGTTCACCTCAATACATGATGAACAGTCATCAAGACTAACTCGAGAATCCAGCTCTTGTTGAGGGCAGCGCGTTGGCCCGGTCTCTTGGACAGTCTTGCGCTGCTTGTGATGCCGTGGCTCCCCAAGTCCTGTGTTTCTTGGGCAGATTCTGGAACCCTTCGGGCAACTTCATGGTTGCAAACAGTGAGTTCATGAGCACAATCGTATTTACCTCTCAGTGAACCACGCAGTCTAACACCCTCAAGTCAACGGAAACGGAAGATCTGGCCGTGATGCCAACGTCATCCTCGCCTCCATTCACAACTTCGACCCGGCCGCAGCCTGCGACGCGGCGACTTTCCAGCCTTGCAGTGACAAAGCCCTTGCCAGCCACAAGGTCGTCGTAGATTCCTTCCGTTCCATTTACGCAATCAACAACGGTATCGCCCAATCCGCCGCCGTTGCAGTCGGCAGATACCCCGAAGACAGCTACTACAACGGGAACCCATGGTACCTCAACACCCTGGCCGCCGCCGAGCAGCTCTACGACGCCCTCTACGTCTGGAAGCAGCAAGGGTCCATCACCGTCACCCAGACGTCACTGGCCTTCTTCCGAGACCGTGATGGCTCCGTAGCACCCGGGACGTACGCCTCCGGGTCATCAACCTACAACTCGCTCATCAGCACCGTCAGCGCCTACGCGGACGGTTTCATGAACGTTGTCGCGACCTACGCCCAGTCCAATGGCTCGCTCGCCGAGCAGTTCTCTCGCAGCAACGGCCAGCCCCTTTCGGCAGACGATCTTACCTGGTCTTACGCAGCCTTCCTCACAGCCGCCCAGCGCCGCGCCAATGTCATCCCCAAGGGCTGGGTCGGCTCTGCCACCTCGGTCCCGGGTACGTGCCAGGCTACCTCCATCGCCGGCTCGTACTCCAGCGCCACGGCGACGTCGTTCCCTGCCAACCAGACTCCTGGTGGAGGAGGCGGATCACCCACGGGAACTACCACGGGGGCTACGCCAACCGCAACGGGATGCCCTATTGCCAGCTCCGTGCTCGTTACTTTCAACGCCCGGGTCGTGACGCAGTTTGGCCAGACGATCAAGTTGGTGGGTAGCACCGCCGCCCTCGGAAGCTGGAACCCGAGCAATGCCATCGCTTTGAGTGCTTCGGGATACACTTCGGCCAACCCCATCTGGACTGTGACCATTGAGTTGCCGGCTGGTACGACGTTCCAGTACAAGTACATCAATGTTGCCAGCGGTGGTGCCGTCACTTGGGAGAGTGACCCCAACCGCAGCTACACAGTCCCGTCAACCTGCTCGTCGACGGCTACGAAGTCTGACACCTGGCAAGGATAGTTATATTGGAATGCCTCGGTGGTTCACAGTCTTTGACAAGAGCTGCTTGGAGCTGTTTTAAAACACTCCAGGGAAAGGGGTGAAGTACATACGCTTATCTTCTTGCACATATTATTCTTGAATCTTTAGTTCAATGACTCATGAGATCCCGTTGGTCTTTTAAACCTTCTCAGAAGCACGCTTCTCCAACTCCGTGATGATAGTGTCAACAGTCCACTCCAGAGTAGTCTCCATATCAATATCCAGTCCCTTGCCAAGCTGTGCCTTGATGTTCTTCTCACTTAGTACCTCCGCATTCAACTTTCCTTCGACATCTCCATGCTCAAAAAGCCACGAGTGAGACTCGACATAATTAGGCCAGACAATCTTGTCCACATACCCGGGAGGGTCTTGCCAGAACCCCTCCAAGGTGACATACCCATCGCGGGCCTCGCGCCGCTGCGTCGCCTTGGCGCGGCTCACGAGAAGGAACAGCTTGATGTCTATAAGCTCCATGGTCGTCTCCATTTCCTTGCAGTAGAGGAGAAAGCCGTCAAAGAGACAGACATTGAGCTTGCCCTCGGTGAAGATGGCGTGTCCTGGCTTGCCGGACTGGAGCCAGGCTTCGACTTTTGCTTTCATGGCGGCGATCTTGTCAGTTGAGACTGGGCATTTTCCGACGGAGTTTTGGTCTTCTTTCGAGTCTACAAAGGGCTGGTGAGGGCATTGTGTGAGAAGCATGGATGGAATTGTACTATTCGAGTGCAACTTACCGGGAAAGTGCCATTCTCACGGATGTGGATGAGGGCCTTTTCCATATCAGGGATAGATATGGACTCAGGACAGTCCCAGTCCAAGAGACCATTCTTACTTGGTAGTCTATTGGGGATGTAAGCAAGATATAGCCAATACCATGATCCGCAGGGACTTACTCGGATTCGGCTTTGTAGAAATCGTCCTCATGGAGAATAAAGGTACTAGGGAAAATATCTCTCAGTAGACGGGCGAGTGTCGTCTTCCCGCTGGAAGAGCAGCCGCTCAAACCGACGATCACGGCATTCTTTCCCGCCATCTTGAAGCTTTATCGTGATGCACCTTGCGGAAAATATATCTGTGAGTCGTGAGCGAGTGTGTCTCTCAGGATAGCAACCTTGTTATGGGTTGCTTTCAGACTTGACGGGGAATACTGACGGAGCGTAAGGTAGACTAGACTCGTTTATGAGTCGTTGCCCGTCAGATAGACCGCCAGTTGCTAAACTGTGAAGAAGCGGGAGATAGTCGCAGCCAAGTCTTGATCTGAGATTCCAGCTTGCAGTAGCTTACTATTAGATTGTTAGATCCCCATGGAAGTCAATAAACCCCACCACTACCCCTCCCTGGTAGGAAGGTCAGATAGTGGGGGCACCCTCCGCTGAAGGGTCACCGGGAGCGGCGGTCCAGGGGGTTTCAGCCAAACCCAGACAGGCCAAGGCAGGCAAGGCAAGCCCCTGGCGTGCGTCATCCGGCCTGGCGAAGCGCTGTTCGAAAGACCTGGAGTTGGGAACTCGACGTCTCCAATTTCATCCATCCAATCCTATCCCACCAAAAAGTTGCAGTTCATCCCATCTCACCCGCCCAACTCCTCCATATCGCGGTGACGTTTCTCAGCAATTCTCTCCTTAGACCTTCTGAGCCGACACCAAAACACCTCTACAATCCCGAACAAGCCGCGCTAGAATGGCGGACACAGGCGGCCAGCAGACAGCCGTGGTGCTGTCGACCTCCATCGTCGCCCTCATGACGGGCTTCCTCCTCGGCGTCTACTCGATCCGCGGCTACCTCATCTCCCCCGAACTGCGCTCCGAAGCCCGCGCCAACTTCGACGACCCTGTCGAGAGCGAGGAGTCCGACATCGACGAGGACGACACCGTTCTCGACCACGCGCCCAACTGGGCCAATGGCCTAGATGCCGACCGCCGTGACGGTCTGCGCCAGCGCAAGGGCAATACTTCCGAGAAGCCCGCCTCTTCCAAGAAGCCCAACCCGGCTGGCACACCGCTGGTGGATAATAATGAGGAGTGCAAGCTCGTTCTCGTCGTCCGGACGGACCTGGGCATGACCAAGGGTATGTTCTTGCTCTTCTCTCACTAAACCCCTGATAATGCGATCCAAAGCTTACAAATCTCTCTCCTTTGTAGGCAAGATGGCGGCGCAAGCCTCGCACGCGACTCTGGCATGCTACAAGTCCCTTTCCAAGATCGCAGCGAAAGACCCCTCATCCCCCGCCGCCAAGATCCTTTCTCGCTGGGAGAATCTCGGCCAGGCCAAGATTGCCGTTCAGATCAAGAACCAGGACGAGATGCTCGAGCTCATGGGCAAGGCGCGCAGCCTTGGTGTCACTTCCGAGGTGATTGCCGACGCCGGCCGGACGCAGATCGAGGCCGGCAGTCTGACTGTTCTGGGCGTTGGCCCTGCGCCCAGAAGCTTGGTTGACCAGGTTACGGGACACTTGAAGCTGCTGTAAAGGCGATCAGAGAAATCCAAATGGTTCATCACAAAAGAAAAGTTGTTATGGGAATATAGACTCTGGGAACATGCACGAATGAAGCGTAATGGCGTACGGTACATAAAAGTAGGCGAAGGACTGATAGTACTTCACTTTACATGGGGACATGAGATATGTCCTGGAATGATGATCAAAAGTCACGCTGCTTACGCCAATGTTGATGATGTTGGTTCTTGTGACTTGACTCAAATGCCTACCTAATTTGTCTCTGCTGAGAAGCTTGATACAggagaaaaaaaagtcgTACTGGGACTGATGAAGAGAAAACACCCAGAAGTAGACATAGTAGCAGGAAATCTCTTACAGAGAAGACAGAGAGGATAGAGAATATCTTCCAGATTCGGGTATTCATGGTCACTAAGGGAGCAAATGCCTAAAACGCCTTTTTACATGCAATCAACTCCTCCCGTTCCAACTTTTGTCAAAACTTTTTACAGCCACAATTTCCCACTTCCTCATCATCCGCATTATTCCTTGCGCGCGAACCTCGACAACACCGGGCCGAGATCAGCCTCCGCCTCTTGGTTCTTGCTCTCCCTCTCCTTCTTGCGCTTCTCCCAGATCTCATCAACCTTCATCCTCTTCTCGTCAATGatgttcttcttcctctgctTGCGCAGGTACTTCTTCAATGCGCCGTTCTTGCCCCTGGCGCGGTTCTTGATCTCCTCCTCGACGGACAGCGGCTTCGCGTCCAGGTCCTTCTCGGCCTTGCGCTGCGCAGCCGAGCGCAGGTCAATGTTGCCGATGAAGTTGGGGTCCAGGGCAATCATCTCGGGCTTGAGCTTGTTCAGCAGGCCCTTGACCTCGGCCTCCTGTCTCTGCTTCTTAGTCTCGAAGGGGTTGACCTCGAGGGCGTCAAAGTTGGCCTCGCCGGCGCCGGGGATGAGGTGCGAGGAGAAGCCCTCGTCGTGGCCCGTGCCGAGGACGTCCTCGAAGGGGCACCACCGCACGCGCTCGACGCGTCTGCCTTCGCCTCCGAGAGCCATGTACGGGCTCTGGATCTTCTCCTGGACGGGTATGTTCTTGTTGAACAGGTCCTTCCAGACGCTGGTCTGTGTGCCCCAACCGACGGCCGTCAGACCCGAGTCGGAGATGGCTACTGAGGATGCGGGTGTTCTTGTAAAGTACTGGTTCACTTCTCTGAACATCCTGATGTCCCAGACGGCCATCTTGCAGTCTTGACCGGTGGAGACCATGTATCGACCCTCGCGGTCGACGGCTAGTGATCTTACCGGCCCTCTGTGCGCCAGGAGCTTGACGAGAGGGTCGGTCTGGTTGGGTGACCAGAGAGTGACTGTGCCGTTCTGGTGTCCTACGTGGAATACGGCGTTCCAGGGGTTTTGGGTCATGGCTGTTGGGGGGCCGAGCTTGGTGGGGATCTCGGAGACGATGTCGCCTGTCGAAACATCCTGGTATTTGAGGAAACCTGTTGATGCCTATGACCATTGTCAGCGAAGCTCAGAAGAGCTTGCATTCGTGATTTCAAAACTTACCACTGTGCCCAGGAGGAAATGGTAGGGGAGGAACTCCATGTGTGTGACCTCCATGTGTTTCCTCAAGCAGTGGATCTCAACACCGTTGTGGTCGTAGATGTAGACATACTTCTTCTGCGCAACAGCGAAGAACTGGTTATTGTGCAGCCACCGCACATCTCGAATAGTTTCGTTGAGTTGAATCTCACATCCCAGCTTGCCCTCCCTCCAGTCAAACGTCGCAAGGTGACCTTTCCGTCCCGCAAGCAGCAATTCCCTGCCATTGCGGGTGTATTCGCCGACGTACGGTCCCAGCTCCTCCAGCTTCAGCTCGAACCGCTTCTGCGCCGTCGTGACGGAGACGCCCTCGGTGATCTCATCCTGGCGGACCTTGTACGTCCTCTCGAGCTCCGTCTCGGGCTCGAGGAAGCCGCTGCTGTTCTCGAGTAGGATCTCGGCGTCCTTGGCCTTGATGGTGGCGTCGCGGTACTTGTTCTCGAGCTTGGACAGGTTGGTGCGCAGCTTCTTGTCCTTGATCGATTTCATGTTGACGCTCTTGCCGCGGCCGTACGACTTGTTCGCCTCCTTGAGCCTCCGGATCTTCTCCCGCTCCTCGCGCGGGACGAGGTCGGTGCGGCGCTTCACCTGCACGGCGCCATTGGAGTGCGGGTTGTCCCTCCGCGATATCGTCTGCGTCTCGGGTGTGTCGATATCCATGGTGGGCAAACGGGTTACGAGGTTCGTTTTCGTGGCTGGCAGGTCTGGAGTGCTCGTGGAGTGCCGTCGCGAAGGGTCCCTGCAAGGAAAAAAAAGTTCACTGAGATGCTCAATAGCAGCGACTCGGCCCAAAATTTCTTCGGCTCTTCTGTTATCGGGATCCTGGTTCGAGCGTATCTTATCACCCCAGCCAGAGCCCCGCAGAAACTTTCGGCAAGCCAATGGACGTCTCCAGATAACGCACGCACGAATTCAAAAAAATAGTCGGTCAGAGTACCCCTCCATCCGCATCACAGGCGCAAATCCGTCCAAAAAGTCCAAAAATTGCGCCGTACTCGACCAAGTCTCGATTTCGACTGTGAAAAGTAGAAAAAGAAGCCTCTTTCCAACCTGGCTTCGCTACCCTTTCGTTTCAAGGCTGGGGGAGACGGGAAACCGCCCGCCGCGACCATGAGTCACTCTCACCGACCGACGACCAAAGTCGCCCACAAGCCCTTCAAGTCCAAGCATGCCTCCAAGGGTGCGCTGAGGGACGCCGCCAAAGGTTCGCCTCCAGATTCTCCCTCACCCAGAATCCGAGGGCACATTTTCTAGTGGAATTTTCAAACTAATATTTGATTTGAATAGGCAGACTCCCGGGTGACGAAAAGGGGCAGCGAAAGACACCCCACCAGCAAGTTCTGTCCAAATTCGACCGACGAAACCAGGCCAAGCAGCGCCAGATCGCCAAGCGAAAGGAGAGATTGGAGGAAGCCAGCTTGTTTGTCGGGCGGGATGGGGCACCGCGAATTGTTGCGGTCGTTCCCCTATGCCAGGATGGTGACGCCGCGGTCGCCATCAAGCAGTTGAACGAGAGCGTCGACATCGAGGCCGAAGTGGGGGAGACGCCGTTCAGAGTCTCCGTCGACAGATTCAAGCAGAAGGTCCAGTACATCCCTCTTAAGCGGGACCTGAATGCAGTTTTGGACGCCACCCGGGTCGCCGACTTTGTGGTGGTCATGCTCTCCGCCGACGTTGAGGTCGATGAGCTTGGAGAGCTGATGCTGAGGAGTCTGGAGAGCCAGGGTCTGTCAACCCTCTTCACCGTTGTCTATGGTGTGGACAAGATCGACCAAGCCAAGCATAAGCAGTCCACCCTCGGGTCCCTGAGG encodes:
- a CDS encoding SART-1 family protein — encoded protein: MDAATIEETNRIRVSLGMKPLPVPGAAPAETQHDDSASEEEDASATLEGRQAQAYDNYQKVRDAEAAKRKREERAAAAKREREAAQRNAILEGKGLGEADENDVDAKAWLKAQKKRQKAIEKARKLEEEQAAAEAAALAAVEYTSKDLAGVKVAHELDNFLDGDEQILTLKDSTIDQNEEEGDELENMDVRAREQLQERLDLKKKKPAYDVFAAADEDGERGILAQYDEEIYGKKGKKFTLDGSGAIAELGDILGAPEKVKKLQNIDLDVMQDAPTSDYLDISEIKVKKPKKKKNKSTRQKPIDEDDIFPLDATPADDNEMDIDSGAVISKKKRKVEDDNFVDDDDLQASLAIQRKSALKRRKKNRPEDIARQLKEQVDEPDNEALNGGVVIDEISEFVSNLKKPEEEEERKTKRPKSTSVEPVTAMGADDDDDEDHPMGDDAYEIPEDRARETSAEIAATGVDEEKSLNTGMGSALALLRERGLIKDSHGAERNMSERQKAEFLAEKRRLEREQEDRAKYQRERDRNSGRLDSMSVRDREERARQANAHRELQQSRVVDELFKKHYKPNVELKYVDDHGRSLDQKEAFKHMSHQFHGKGSGKGKTDKLLKKIEEEKRREAKPTFDASENANMNSSSAKRQAGVRLQ
- a CDS encoding glycosyl hydrolase family 15, whose product is MVYLQHVMSGSLAHNTTERLTQPIMKLLTSALLLGSLATQTIFGYPGGQFVKRDVDSFIVTETPIALAQLLCNIGPNGCHAQGVSSGIVIASPDKTDPPYAGLVFKAVVDIFTNSYDANLQTNIQNYIASQARLQGVSNPSGGLGDGAGLGEPKFERDGPALRAIAIIGYAKWLVSNGYSSTASSVLWPVIRNDLAYVAQYWNQTGFDLWEEVQGSSFFTVASQHRALVEGSALARSLGQSCAACDAVAPQVLCFLGRFWNPSGNFMVANINGNGRSGRDANVILASIHNFDPAAACDAATFQPCSDKALASHKVVVDSFRSIYAINNGIAQSAAVAVGRYPEDSYYNGNPWYLNTLAAAEQLYDALYVWKQQGSITVTQTSLAFFRDRDGSVAPGTYASGSSTYNSLISTVSAYADGFMNVVATYAQSNGSLAEQFSRSNGQPLSADDLTWSYAAFLTAAQRRANVIPKGWVGSATSVPGTCQATSIAGSYSSATATSFPANQTPGGGGGSPTGTTTGATPTATGCPIASSVLVTFNARVVTQFGQTIKLVGSTAALGSWNPSNAIALSASGYTSANPIWTVTIELPAGTTFQYKYINVASGGAVTWESDPNRSYTVPSTCSSTATKSDTWQG
- a CDS encoding nicotinamide riboside kinase 1, encoding MAGKNAVIVGLSGCSSSGKTTLARLLRDIFPSTFILHEDDFYKAESELPSKNGLLDWDCPESISIPDMEKALIHIRENGTFPPFVDSKEDQNSVGKCPVSTDKIAAMKAKVEAWLQSGKPGHAIFTEGKLNVCLFDGFLLYCKEMETTMELIDIKLFLLVSRAKATQRREARDGYVTLEGFWQDPPGYVDKIVWPNYVESHSWLFEHGDVEGKLNAEVLSEKNIKAQLGKGLDIDMETTLEWTVDTIITELEKRASEKV
- a CDS encoding peptidyl-tRNA hydrolase PTH2; its protein translation is MADTGGQQTAVVLSTSIVALMTGFLLGVYSIRGYLISPELRSEARANFDDPVESEESDIDEDDTVLDHAPNWANGLDADRRDGLRQRKGNTSEKPASSKKPNPAGTPLVDNNEECKLVLVVRTDLGMTKGKMAAQASHATLACYKSLSKIAAKDPSSPAAKILSRWENLGQAKIAVQIKNQDEMLELMGKARSLGVTSEVIADAGRTQIEAGSLTVLGVGPAPRSLVDQVTGHLKLL
- a CDS encoding BING4CT domain-containing protein translates to MDIDTPETQTISRRDNPHSNGAVQVKRRTDLVPREEREKIRRLKEANKSYGRGKSVNMKSIKDKKLRTNLSKLENKYRDATIKAKDAEILLENSSGFLEPETELERTYKVRQDEITEGVSVTTAQKRFELKLEELGPYVGEYTRNGRELLLAGRKGHLATFDWREGKLGCEIQLNETIRDVRWLHNNQFFAVAQKKYVYIYDHNGVEIHCLRKHMEVTHMEFLPYHFLLGTVASTGFLKYQDVSTGDIVSEIPTKLGPPTAMTQNPWNAVFHVGHQNGTVTLWSPNQTDPLVKLLAHRGPVRSLAVDREGRYMVSTGQDCKMAVWDIRMFREVNQYFTRTPASSVAISDSGLTAVGWGTQTSVWKDLFNKNIPVQEKIQSPYMALGGEGRRVERVRWCPFEDVLGTGHDEGFSSHLIPGAGEANFDALEVNPFETKKQRQEAEVKGLLNKLKPEMIALDPNFIGNIDLRSAAQRKAEKDLDAKPLSVEEEIKNRARGKNGALKKYLRKQRKKNIIDEKRMKVDEIWEKRKKERESKNQEAEADLGPVLSRFARKE